From a single Nostoc edaphicum CCNP1411 genomic region:
- a CDS encoding caspase family protein produces MSNHFAHGYALLIGVGRTAESQYSLPVTVKDVQALKTVLTDPNLCAYVDDSEHIRLLQNQQTTRSAILDGLTWLKEKAAADRDATIVVFYSGHGCFDLSSQCYYLLQHDFNSTDIANTALSAQEFTQALRQIQAKRLWVVIDSCHAEGMATSKGELPADFIATALPKGVVDALKQGEGRAVFTSSRGNQVSWIRPDGTMSLYTYHLIEALRGAANQPGDSKVMLSNLMNHLGKTVPESARTQRQAEQTPFFDTAMEDFPIAMLRGGKGLPSSTTIPDLQIMTDQQVVTPALARAKRALAILEEQAASFGIRIPVDLQIELEEKRRQVTELESRHQRTGLD; encoded by the coding sequence ATGTCGAATCACTTTGCCCACGGTTATGCGTTGTTAATTGGGGTTGGCAGAACAGCCGAATCTCAATATTCATTGCCTGTCACAGTTAAAGATGTGCAAGCCTTGAAAACAGTGCTAACCGATCCAAACTTGTGTGCCTATGTGGATGATTCCGAACATATTCGTTTATTGCAGAATCAACAGACAACACGCAGCGCAATTTTGGATGGATTAACGTGGTTAAAGGAAAAGGCTGCTGCCGATCGCGATGCAACAATTGTAGTTTTTTACTCTGGTCATGGGTGCTTTGACTTATCAAGTCAGTGTTATTATTTGCTGCAACATGACTTCAATTCCACAGACATTGCTAATACCGCCCTATCTGCCCAAGAATTTACTCAAGCTTTGCGGCAGATTCAAGCAAAGCGGTTGTGGGTGGTAATTGATAGTTGTCATGCAGAGGGTATGGCTACTTCTAAAGGCGAACTACCTGCTGATTTTATCGCTACGGCATTGCCCAAGGGCGTAGTCGATGCCTTGAAGCAGGGCGAAGGACGGGCGGTGTTTACATCCTCCAGAGGCAATCAGGTTTCTTGGATACGTCCTGATGGAACCATGAGTCTCTATACTTATCATCTAATTGAGGCATTGCGGGGAGCGGCTAATCAACCAGGCGATTCCAAAGTTATGCTCTCAAATCTGATGAATCATTTGGGTAAAACCGTTCCAGAGAGCGCCAGAACCCAACGTCAGGCTGAACAGACTCCGTTTTTTGATACGGCGATGGAAGATTTTCCTATTGCCATGCTGCGGGGAGGGAAGGGACTACCAAGCTCAACCACAATCCCAGATTTGCAAATTATGACTGATCAACAAGTGGTAACACCTGCATTAGCAAGAGCAAAACGAGCCTTAGCAATTTTAGAAGAACAAGCTGCTTCTTTTGGCATTCGTATTCCAGTGGATTTGCAGATTGAATTAGAAGAGAAACGTCGCCAGGTAACTGAATTAGAGTCCCGGCATCAAAGAACAGGATTGGATTAA
- a CDS encoding ATP-binding protein, with amino-acid sequence MDNQEALQRTLNRARRALQIIEEEKASYGIRVPVDLQIELEEKQKEVTSLEARLSQLQGKRSENLPDNLPRYNDVFVGRKQEIARCLEALSPEERGWGVTIDGIGGMGKTALALEVAHLAREQALFDAYLFVSAKTTRLSTEGVREETLALSSLDSFCREFSKRLGQTDIVKMNDATERRRALLDALRGRRTLLIWDNLETLNSEERDMIAEFLRKLPTPNKAIITSRRRTGESAVTIRLDRLLEAEALELMREKGRSHPRLAQELNAIKPEILTALSLFCHSGSSIIRYKR; translated from the coding sequence ATGGATAATCAAGAAGCATTACAGCGAACTCTTAACCGCGCTCGTCGCGCCCTCCAGATAATAGAGGAGGAAAAAGCTAGCTATGGGATTCGAGTTCCAGTAGATTTGCAAATCGAACTAGAAGAAAAACAAAAAGAAGTCACTAGCTTAGAGGCGCGATTAAGCCAATTACAGGGAAAGCGCTCAGAAAATTTGCCCGATAACCTGCCCCGCTATAACGATGTGTTTGTGGGACGCAAACAAGAAATTGCCCGTTGTTTGGAAGCACTTTCACCAGAGGAGCGCGGTTGGGGTGTGACGATCGATGGTATTGGTGGTATGGGCAAAACGGCGTTAGCGCTGGAGGTAGCACATTTAGCCCGTGAGCAAGCCTTGTTTGATGCCTACCTGTTTGTTTCTGCCAAGACTACCAGGCTCTCTACAGAGGGAGTGCGGGAAGAAACCCTGGCCCTGTCTTCTCTCGATAGCTTCTGCCGGGAATTTTCCAAGAGGTTGGGACAAACAGATATTGTGAAAATGAATGATGCCACAGAACGCCGCCGCGCCCTTCTCGATGCCCTGCGGGGACGGCGCACCCTGTTGATTTGGGACAACTTGGAAACCTTGAATTCAGAAGAACGCGATATGATTGCCGAGTTTTTGCGGAAACTGCCCACCCCCAACAAAGCGATCATCACCAGCCGCCGCCGCACTGGGGAAAGCGCCGTCACCATCCGCTTAGATCGTCTCTTAGAGGCAGAAGCTTTGGAATTAATGAGAGAGAAGGGAAGATCGCACCCCCGTCTAGCCCAGGAACTAAACGCCATAAAGCCGGAGATATTGACCGCTTTATCCCTGTTTTGTCACTCTGGCAGTAGTATAATAAGGTACAAACGCTAG
- a CDS encoding SWIM zinc finger family protein, whose protein sequence is MTNYTLQASREWWSQQWLDLLDSYRFKKRLERARNYARQGNVLSIEFKGAKVLARVQGSEVEPYKVSLSLEPFTDEQWGYVIETMSQRAIFAAKLLAGEMPQNIEEVFTANGLSIFPFTLGDVQSKCSCPDKANPCKHIGALYYQLGDRFSEDPFVLFQLRGRTKEQIISDLRQLRNAKIQPNTIETPEIQQSIPNNKYSVKIDSFWQYNEPLESSLVVIAPSTNEMVLDVLGAIPLAKEEENVVNSTSSDVVMKYLNTVYRDVSQKAFLTAMNVGGS, encoded by the coding sequence ATGACTAATTACACATTACAAGCAAGTCGAGAATGGTGGTCACAACAATGGCTAGATTTGCTAGATTCCTATCGCTTTAAAAAGCGTTTAGAACGTGCGAGAAATTATGCTCGTCAAGGAAATGTTTTGAGCATTGAATTTAAAGGTGCAAAAGTATTAGCTAGGGTGCAAGGTAGTGAAGTTGAACCTTATAAAGTTTCCCTTTCCCTTGAACCATTTACTGATGAACAATGGGGTTATGTAATTGAAACCATGTCCCAAAGGGCAATTTTTGCCGCAAAATTACTAGCAGGAGAAATGCCACAAAATATAGAAGAAGTCTTTACGGCTAATGGTCTTTCGATATTCCCTTTTACTCTTGGTGATGTCCAGAGTAAATGCTCTTGTCCTGATAAGGCAAATCCCTGTAAACACATTGGTGCACTGTACTATCAGTTAGGCGATCGCTTCAGTGAAGACCCTTTTGTACTATTTCAATTGCGCGGACGCACCAAAGAGCAAATTATCAGCGATTTACGTCAATTACGTAATGCCAAGATTCAGCCCAATACCATAGAAACGCCCGAAATTCAACAGTCAATTCCTAATAACAAATACTCCGTAAAAATTGATTCTTTCTGGCAATACAATGAGCCACTAGAGTCATCATTAGTAGTGATTGCGCCGTCTACTAATGAGATGGTATTAGATGTATTAGGAGCAATTCCCCTAGCGAAGGAAGAGGAAAATGTAGTAAATTCGACTTCGAGTGATGTGGTAATGAAGTATTTGAATACAGTTTATAGAGATGTGAGCCAGAAGGCTTTTTTAACAGCAATGAATGTGGGAGGAAGCTAA
- a CDS encoding polyribonucleotide nucleotidyltransferase — MAEVDKSISFDGRDIRLKVGLLAPQAGGSVLIESGDTSVLVTATRSQAREGIDFLPLTVDYEERLYAAGRIPGGIMRREGRPPEKTILTSRLIDRPMRPLFPSWLRDDLQIIALTLSMDELVPPDVLAVTGASIATLIAQIPFNGPMAAVRVGLVGDDFIINPTYAETEAGDLDLVVAGSPHGVIMVEAGANQLPERDILEAIDFGYEAVRDLIKAQQDLLAELGLVIVQEAPPEVDQTLENYIRDRANGQIKKILSQFSFTKPERDAALDVVKDEIAATISELPEEDPIRVAATANKKALGNTFKDITKHFMRRQIIEDNVRVDGRKLDQVRPVSCLVDVLPKRVHGSGLFNRELTQVLSTCTLGTPGDAQNLNDDMQLDQHKRYLHHYNFPPFSVGETKPMRSPGRREIGHGALAERALLPVLPSKEQFPYVIRIVSEVLSSNGSTSMGSVCGSTLALMDAGVPILKPVSGAAMGLIKEGDEVRVLTDIQGIEDFLGDMDFKVAGTDTGITALQMDMKISGLSLEVIAQAVHQAKAARLHILEKMLACIDTPRTETSPYAPRLLTIKIDSDMIGLIIGPGGKTIKGITEETGAKIDIEDDGTVTISAVDENKAKRARNIIQGMTRKLHEGDVYAGRITRIIPIGAFVEFLPGKEGMIHISQLADYRVGKVEDEVAVGDEVIIKVREIDNKGRINLTRLGIHPDQAAAAREAAAVNR; from the coding sequence ATGGCAGAAGTTGATAAGTCAATATCCTTCGATGGAAGGGATATTCGACTGAAAGTAGGCCTATTAGCTCCCCAGGCTGGTGGATCGGTTTTGATAGAATCAGGGGACACATCCGTTTTAGTAACGGCTACGCGATCGCAAGCCAGAGAAGGCATTGATTTTCTTCCCCTTACTGTAGATTATGAAGAAAGGCTATATGCCGCTGGTCGGATTCCCGGCGGGATCATGCGCCGCGAAGGTCGTCCACCAGAAAAAACAATTCTCACCAGCCGTCTTATAGACCGTCCCATGCGTCCCTTGTTCCCGTCATGGTTGCGGGATGACCTACAAATTATCGCCTTAACGCTATCGATGGACGAGTTAGTTCCACCCGATGTGTTAGCAGTTACAGGCGCTTCCATCGCTACCCTGATTGCCCAGATTCCTTTTAATGGGCCAATGGCAGCAGTGCGGGTTGGTTTAGTGGGAGATGATTTTATCATTAACCCCACTTATGCCGAAACTGAAGCTGGAGACTTGGATCTGGTAGTAGCAGGTTCACCACATGGCGTAATCATGGTGGAAGCGGGAGCCAATCAGTTGCCAGAGCGAGATATTCTTGAGGCGATTGACTTTGGTTATGAAGCAGTACGGGACTTAATCAAAGCGCAGCAAGATTTATTAGCAGAACTGGGTCTGGTAATAGTGCAAGAAGCACCACCAGAAGTAGACCAGACGCTAGAAAATTATATCCGCGATCGCGCCAACGGTCAGATTAAGAAAATTCTGTCGCAATTTAGTTTCACCAAACCGGAACGCGATGCAGCTTTAGATGTCGTCAAGGATGAAATTGCCGCGACGATTAGCGAACTGCCAGAAGAAGATCCCATTCGAGTTGCCGCAACTGCAAATAAGAAGGCACTTGGTAACACTTTTAAAGATATTACCAAACACTTCATGCGGCGACAAATCATCGAAGATAACGTCCGCGTTGATGGTCGTAAACTCGATCAAGTGCGTCCGGTTTCTTGTTTAGTTGATGTCTTACCAAAGCGAGTCCACGGCAGCGGTTTATTTAACCGGGAACTAACTCAGGTATTATCCACTTGTACTCTGGGTACACCTGGAGATGCTCAAAACCTCAACGATGACATGCAGCTAGATCAGCACAAGCGTTACCTGCATCATTACAACTTCCCGCCGTTCTCAGTCGGAGAAACCAAACCAATGCGTTCTCCAGGAAGGCGTGAAATTGGTCACGGGGCATTGGCAGAACGAGCGCTCCTACCTGTGCTACCGTCAAAAGAACAATTTCCCTACGTGATTCGCATCGTCTCGGAAGTACTTTCTTCCAACGGTTCTACCTCAATGGGTTCAGTCTGCGGTTCCACCCTCGCCCTGATGGATGCTGGTGTACCAATTCTCAAACCCGTCAGTGGCGCGGCAATGGGTCTGATTAAGGAAGGGGACGAAGTACGAGTCCTGACGGACATCCAAGGTATTGAAGACTTTTTGGGCGACATGGACTTCAAAGTTGCCGGGACGGATACCGGGATTACCGCCTTGCAAATGGATATGAAAATCTCCGGTTTGTCTTTGGAGGTGATAGCCCAAGCCGTCCACCAAGCCAAAGCAGCCAGATTGCATATTCTGGAGAAAATGCTCGCCTGTATTGACACACCGCGGACTGAAACCTCACCTTATGCCCCACGTCTGTTAACAATCAAAATTGATTCAGACATGATTGGTCTGATCATCGGGCCTGGAGGCAAGACTATTAAGGGGATCACAGAGGAAACTGGTGCAAAAATTGACATCGAAGATGATGGCACCGTGACAATTTCTGCTGTGGATGAGAACAAGGCCAAGAGAGCTAGAAATATCATCCAAGGCATGACCCGCAAGTTGCACGAAGGGGATGTCTATGCAGGACGCATTACTCGGATTATACCGATAGGTGCATTTGTGGAATTTTTACCTGGGAAAGAAGGTATGATCCACATTTCTCAACTAGCTGACTACCGCGTTGGCAAAGTTGAGGATGAAGTAGCGGTGGGCGATGAAGTAATTATCAAAGTGCGCGAAATTGATAACAAAGGTCGCATCAATCTCACCCGCTTGGGTATTCACCCAGATCAAGCAGCAGCAGCACGAGAAGCTGCGGCGGTAAATCGTTAA
- a CDS encoding DEAD/DEAH box helicase — protein MVILHCNWLLKNKNSSLFIWGETWRSPRVNFESSGSGDIALHPLAMTSVELSEWLRSQNMAITNFIQKPQVAIATTGRTRKAASAPEISLPTHSQIIALPTYIPEGSDKGTTAIFPVHSASLGENTDSPQYLQPWRVEGFRLNPSEAIKFLAAVPLNAAKGEDAFLGGDLRFWSQVARWSLDLISRCKFLPAINRQSDGAFAAKWRVLLDSAVDGTRLEKYSANMPLVCRTYQEGLGGEELITNAPCPMPHAQCPIYINFPAEPQELLLGFLNSTIDAQVREMVGSQPPIEAKAMSTTGNAYASLPAGVRQWLQGLTSTSGTVNADAIEIERLEAALKAWTMPLQYQLTLKTLFRTCFQLRSPEFGETDWTLAYFLQAADDPEFLVDAATIWNNPVERLVYENRTIEQPQETFLRGLGVASRLYPAIAPSFETEYPQSSRLTPIQAYEFIKAVAWRLEDSGLGVILPPSLANREGWANRLGLKITAETPKGKQGRLGLQSLLNFQWQLAIGGQTISKAEFDKLVALNSPLVEINGEWVELRPQDIKTAQTFFTTRKDQMALSLEDALRFSTGDTQVIEKLPVVSFEASGALQELIGALSNNQAIAPLPTPAAFKGQLRPYQERGAAWLSFLERWGLGACLADDMGLGKTVQFIAFLLHLKEQDALENPTLLVCPTSVLGNWEREVNKFAPSLKILQYHGDKRPKGKAFLEAVKKHDLIVTSYSLLHRDIKSLQSVSWQIIVLDEAQNVKNPDAKQSKAVRELEATFRIALTGTPVENRLQELWSILDFLNPGYLGNKQFFQRRFAMPIEKYGDTASLTQLRSLVQPFILRRLKSDRDIIQDLPDKQEMTVFCGLTGEQAALYQQIVEQSLVEIDSAEGLQRRGMILALLIKLKQICNHPAQYLKQATLEQHNSAKLLRLEEMLEEVLAEGDRALIFTQFAEWGKLLKPYLEKQLGREIFFLYGSTSKKQREEMIDRFQHDPQGPPIMILSLKAGGVGLNLTRANHVFHFDRWWNPAVENQATDRVFRIGQTRNVQVHKFVCTGTLEEKIHDMIESKKQLAEQVVGAGEEWLTELDTDQLRNLLILDRSAVIDDDTE, from the coding sequence ATGGTGATTTTACACTGTAATTGGTTACTAAAAAATAAAAATAGTAGTTTATTTATTTGGGGGGAAACTTGGCGATCGCCACGAGTGAATTTCGAGTCTAGTGGATCTGGAGATATAGCACTACATCCATTGGCAATGACATCGGTTGAGTTGAGTGAGTGGTTGCGATCGCAGAACATGGCAATTACTAACTTCATTCAAAAACCCCAAGTAGCCATCGCAACTACTGGGCGAACCCGCAAAGCCGCCAGTGCCCCTGAGATAAGTTTACCAACGCACTCCCAAATCATTGCCTTACCAACTTATATCCCAGAAGGAAGTGATAAAGGAACAACAGCGATTTTCCCTGTACATTCTGCCAGCTTGGGGGAAAATACAGATTCACCACAATATTTACAACCGTGGCGAGTTGAGGGTTTTCGTCTCAACCCCAGCGAAGCAATAAAATTTCTCGCTGCTGTTCCTTTAAATGCTGCTAAAGGGGAAGATGCCTTTTTAGGTGGAGATTTACGCTTTTGGTCGCAGGTTGCCCGCTGGAGTTTAGATTTAATCTCACGGTGTAAGTTTTTACCAGCAATTAACCGACAATCAGATGGTGCATTTGCTGCTAAGTGGCGAGTACTTCTAGATAGTGCTGTAGATGGAACCCGCCTAGAAAAATATTCTGCGAATATGCCGTTGGTTTGTCGTACTTATCAAGAGGGACTGGGTGGAGAAGAATTAATAACTAATGCCCCATGCCCCATGCCCCATGCCCAATGCCCAATCTATATAAACTTCCCAGCCGAACCTCAAGAATTACTTTTGGGATTTCTAAACAGTACGATAGATGCCCAAGTGCGAGAAATGGTAGGTTCTCAACCTCCAATTGAAGCTAAGGCGATGTCTACGACGGGCAACGCCTACGCATCTTTACCAGCTGGGGTGCGACAGTGGTTGCAAGGCTTAACTAGTACATCTGGCACAGTCAATGCAGATGCCATTGAAATAGAACGACTGGAAGCGGCACTGAAGGCTTGGACTATGCCGCTACAATACCAATTAACTCTTAAAACTCTATTTCGTACCTGTTTTCAACTGCGTTCTCCAGAGTTTGGCGAAACAGATTGGACATTAGCATATTTCCTACAAGCGGCTGACGATCCTGAGTTTTTGGTGGATGCGGCAACTATTTGGAACAATCCGGTTGAACGATTGGTTTATGAAAATCGGACAATTGAGCAACCACAAGAAACATTTTTGCGAGGTTTGGGGGTAGCTTCCCGATTATATCCAGCGATCGCACCCAGCTTTGAAACCGAATATCCCCAATCTTCTCGTCTCACCCCCATTCAAGCTTATGAGTTTATCAAAGCTGTAGCTTGGAGGCTGGAAGACAGTGGTTTGGGAGTAATTTTGCCTCCCAGTTTGGCAAACCGTGAAGGATGGGCGAACCGTTTGGGTTTGAAAATTACTGCCGAAACCCCAAAAGGAAAGCAGGGACGTTTAGGGTTGCAGAGTTTACTAAATTTCCAATGGCAATTGGCAATTGGCGGACAGACTATTTCTAAAGCTGAGTTTGATAAACTTGTAGCTTTAAATAGTCCGCTAGTAGAAATTAACGGCGAGTGGGTAGAATTGCGCCCCCAAGATATCAAAACAGCCCAAACATTTTTTACCACTCGCAAAGATCAAATGGCCCTTTCCTTGGAAGATGCCTTGCGTTTTAGTACAGGAGATACCCAGGTAATAGAAAAATTACCAGTCGTCAGCTTTGAGGCATCTGGGGCGTTGCAAGAGTTGATTGGGGCGTTAAGCAATAATCAAGCGATCGCACCTTTACCCACACCAGCAGCCTTTAAAGGACAGTTGCGGCCTTATCAAGAACGTGGTGCGGCTTGGCTGTCCTTCTTAGAACGTTGGGGTTTGGGTGCATGTCTCGCCGACGATATGGGACTCGGTAAAACCGTGCAGTTCATTGCTTTTTTGCTACATCTCAAAGAACAAGATGCACTAGAAAATCCAACACTATTAGTTTGTCCAACTTCTGTTTTAGGCAACTGGGAAAGGGAAGTTAATAAATTTGCACCAAGCCTGAAAATTTTGCAATATCACGGTGATAAACGCCCTAAAGGGAAAGCGTTTTTAGAAGCAGTGAAAAAGCACGATTTAATCGTTACCAGCTACTCACTGCTTCATCGAGATATCAAATCATTGCAAAGTGTCTCTTGGCAGATAATTGTTTTAGATGAAGCCCAAAATGTGAAAAACCCAGACGCGAAGCAGTCAAAAGCAGTGCGGGAATTAGAAGCGACATTTCGGATTGCGTTGACGGGGACACCTGTAGAAAATAGGCTGCAAGAACTCTGGTCTATTTTGGATTTTCTCAATCCTGGCTATTTAGGCAATAAGCAATTTTTCCAGCGTCGGTTTGCCATGCCAATTGAAAAGTATGGTGATACTGCCTCTTTGACTCAGTTACGTTCATTAGTACAACCATTTATACTACGGCGATTAAAAAGCGATCGCGACATCATTCAAGACTTACCAGATAAGCAAGAAATGACCGTATTTTGCGGTTTAACTGGTGAACAAGCTGCACTTTATCAACAAATTGTAGAACAATCTTTAGTAGAGATAGACTCTGCTGAAGGATTGCAACGGCGGGGGATGATTTTAGCTTTACTAATCAAACTCAAACAAATCTGCAATCACCCAGCACAATATTTGAAACAAGCCACATTAGAACAACATAATTCAGCCAAACTTCTGCGGCTAGAAGAAATGTTAGAAGAAGTTTTAGCAGAAGGCGATCGCGCCTTAATCTTTACACAATTTGCTGAGTGGGGTAAGTTACTTAAACCCTATTTAGAAAAACAGCTAGGGCGAGAAATATTCTTTTTATATGGCAGCACCAGCAAAAAACAACGTGAGGAAATGATTGACCGTTTCCAACACGATCCTCAAGGGCCACCAATTATGATTCTTTCTCTGAAAGCGGGTGGAGTCGGACTGAATTTAACACGAGCAAATCATGTATTCCACTTTGATAGATGGTGGAACCCAGCTGTGGAAAATCAAGCCACAGATAGAGTATTTCGGATTGGTCAAACCCGGAATGTGCAAGTACATAAATTTGTTTGCACAGGTACTTTAGAAGAAAAAATTCATGACATGATTGAAAGTAAGAAACAGCTAGCTGAACAAGTTGTAGGTGCTGGTGAAGAATGGTTGACAGAACTAGATACAGATCAACTCCGCAACTTACTAATACTAGATCGCAGTGCAGTAATTGACGATGATACAGAATAA
- a CDS encoding tetratricopeptide repeat protein → MAHKGYSISVALERLRNAAKSPDLYGFLFADAAETLSGNDRTVLCALVVFLTPAKTAALADATDLAITEIQVSLERLVTLSLVNDLDGERFGLHPLTRTYILAAVDGTDTVGTAPLSGIRFDSAAQRKVLRYWVDFAQKYGGEGKDAYQTHDKLEAEWQNLEGVATTLWEMAGIPGTLKDQQAAQMLIDLEHALSSFLRFRGYWDEWVRLAEWRYLAGKALSQWSDAGWGAYHVAWIHYQRADKDRTASSGDQMKEMMERGGNLRDKAFATRMQGVIAEQRQDWAEAEQLYIALNNLGGFARSQGDYDGAEFYYKQALTITKKLGFKEQEASHSAGLGHLALNRNRPTEARTWYERQLTLAQEIGQQSLVADAQEGLARVLKEEGRYTEALPLALTALEIRERLRDKNLDFSRQLVEWLRRKTGIE, encoded by the coding sequence GTGGCACACAAAGGCTACTCTATCAGTGTTGCCCTAGAGCGATTGCGGAATGCCGCCAAATCTCCCGATCTCTACGGGTTTCTGTTTGCCGATGCCGCCGAAACTCTCTCTGGAAATGATCGCACAGTGTTGTGTGCCCTGGTTGTATTCCTGACACCAGCAAAAACCGCAGCATTGGCAGATGCTACGGATTTAGCCATCACTGAGATTCAAGTTTCTTTAGAACGGCTGGTAACTCTATCTTTGGTGAATGATTTGGATGGAGAACGGTTTGGCCTGCACCCCCTCACTCGCACATATATCCTGGCAGCTGTGGACGGAACGGATACTGTTGGGACTGCACCCCTAAGTGGAATTCGGTTTGACTCTGCCGCCCAACGCAAAGTTCTGCGCTACTGGGTAGACTTTGCCCAGAAGTACGGGGGTGAGGGCAAAGATGCCTATCAGACCCATGACAAGCTGGAAGCCGAGTGGCAGAATCTAGAAGGCGTGGCGACAACCTTGTGGGAGATGGCAGGTATCCCCGGTACGCTGAAAGACCAACAAGCTGCCCAAATGCTCATCGATTTGGAACACGCTTTGTCTAGCTTCCTCCGGTTTCGAGGCTACTGGGATGAGTGGGTACGCTTGGCTGAGTGGCGATATCTGGCAGGAAAGGCACTGAGTCAGTGGAGCGATGCTGGTTGGGGTGCATATCATGTTGCCTGGATTCACTACCAACGTGCGGACAAAGATCGAACAGCAAGTTCGGGAGATCAAATGAAGGAGATGATGGAACGGGGCGGCAACCTTCGGGACAAGGCTTTTGCAACCCGTATGCAAGGAGTGATTGCAGAGCAACGCCAGGACTGGGCGGAAGCGGAGCAGTTGTACATCGCCCTCAACAATTTGGGAGGATTTGCACGCTCGCAGGGAGACTACGATGGCGCCGAATTTTACTACAAGCAAGCATTGACGATCACTAAAAAGCTGGGTTTTAAAGAACAAGAAGCTTCTCATTCTGCTGGTTTAGGACATCTCGCCCTTAACCGCAACCGCCCTACAGAAGCCCGTACCTGGTACGAGCGTCAGTTAACCCTGGCGCAGGAAATAGGACAGCAAAGTTTGGTCGCTGATGCTCAAGAGGGGTTAGCACGAGTTTTGAAGGAGGAGGGGCGCTATACAGAGGCACTACCCTTAGCACTGACTGCGCTGGAAATCCGAGAGCGCTTGCGCGATAAGAACTTGGATTTTTCGCGCCAATTGGTTGAGTGGTTGCGGCGTAAGACGGGGATAGAATAA
- a CDS encoding GNAT family N-acetyltransferase: MKFPLIKVLKNGILVELDYIHPQDHEVVRALLNLVIVEGKTYPQKQPLSPTEFSTYWLSKDAFVVRPSVVDPTHKPKEILGAFYLKPNFPGRCSHICNAGFIVQPELRGQGLGRFMGEAMLSIAAHLGYEAVMFNLVFETNIPSITLWQSLGFEIIGRIPGAVKLENEQVVDALILYHTLG, translated from the coding sequence ATGAAATTTCCCCTAATTAAAGTTTTAAAAAATGGAATATTAGTGGAACTAGATTATATACATCCTCAAGATCATGAGGTTGTAAGAGCATTACTCAATCTTGTAATTGTTGAAGGTAAAACCTATCCCCAAAAGCAACCTCTATCTCCTACAGAATTTTCAACTTACTGGTTAAGCAAGGATGCCTTTGTTGTCAGACCATCTGTTGTAGATCCTACACACAAGCCAAAAGAAATATTAGGGGCGTTTTATTTAAAGCCAAACTTTCCCGGTCGGTGTAGCCATATTTGCAACGCTGGTTTTATTGTACAACCTGAGTTACGCGGTCAGGGTTTAGGACGGTTCATGGGAGAGGCGATGCTTTCGATAGCAGCACACCTGGGCTACGAAGCAGTGATGTTTAATTTGGTCTTTGAGACTAATATACCTTCAATTACACTTTGGCAGTCGTTAGGATTTGAGATTATTGGGCGAATTCCGGGTGCGGTGAAGCTAGAGAATGAGCAGGTAGTAGACGCGCTAATCTTGTATCACACTTTGGGTTGA